The Streptomyces luteogriseus genome includes a window with the following:
- a CDS encoding GAF and ANTAR domain-containing protein produces MVVRPRDDPRGASDGDGAQDRGRSRGGGPDPDGARAADVIARGVRGAEPREVPGRLCAVAVELLPVIGASVSLRSEGMPVQLSASSPQAAHLSQIQATLGDGPCQSAVEDGAPVLACDLTTGRDAGRWPVFAQQATEAGVRAVYAVPLGSGAACVGTLDLYRDRPGALTDRQLHVARIVAGVMTVALMALPQGDEPETRDGEDDWLSGLASDHDEVYQAVGMIMAQLGVGADDALARLRADAFARGRTALDVARDVIAHRTRFDRS; encoded by the coding sequence GTGGTCGTGCGGCCCAGGGACGATCCCCGAGGTGCCTCCGACGGCGACGGCGCCCAGGACCGCGGCCGCTCCAGGGGCGGGGGTCCGGATCCGGACGGAGCCCGGGCCGCCGACGTGATCGCCAGAGGCGTGCGGGGCGCCGAGCCCCGAGAGGTTCCGGGGCGCCTGTGCGCGGTGGCGGTGGAACTGCTGCCGGTGATCGGCGCGAGCGTGTCGCTGCGCAGCGAGGGCATGCCCGTGCAGCTGAGCGCGAGCAGCCCGCAGGCCGCGCACCTGTCGCAGATCCAGGCGACGCTGGGCGACGGCCCCTGCCAGAGCGCCGTGGAGGACGGCGCGCCCGTGCTCGCCTGCGACCTGACCACCGGCCGTGACGCGGGACGCTGGCCGGTCTTCGCCCAGCAGGCGACGGAGGCCGGGGTACGGGCCGTGTACGCGGTCCCGCTGGGCAGCGGCGCGGCCTGCGTGGGCACGCTCGACCTGTACCGCGACCGCCCCGGCGCCCTCACCGACCGCCAGCTGCACGTGGCCCGGATCGTGGCCGGCGTGATGACCGTGGCCCTGATGGCACTCCCGCAGGGCGACGAGCCGGAGACGCGGGACGGGGAGGACGACTGGCTGAGCGGCCTGGCCTCCGACCACGACGAGGTCTACCAGGCCGTCGGCATGATCATGGCGCAGCTCGGCGTGGGCGCGGACGACGCGCTGGCGCGGCTGCGGGCGGACGCCTTCGCGCGCGGGCGTACGGCCCTCGACGTGGCCCGAGACGTGATCGCCCACCGCACGCGCTTCGACCGGTCGTGA
- a CDS encoding TIGR03943 family putative permease subunit has protein sequence MRRCGPAVLLALVGAAILRVSLFSELYLRYVQAGLRPYLVVSGAALVLLAVAVAVVARGAAVHETEDHEGGDGGGDGHGDGGGDGHEDDGDRAGYSHSHSHSHSHSHSHSHGPAGPRVAWFLTLPALALLLFPPPALGSYSAEREAAQRAAQGVGTFPALPSGSPVDLALGEFGSRAVYDSGRSLKGRTVRLTGFVTRDGDGTWYVTRLLVSCCAADATTAKAEVRGVEAPPVDTWVTVTGTWHPEGELGSTEAWPPVVDVTSLRRVRQPDNPYEKR, from the coding sequence GTGAGGCGCTGTGGACCGGCCGTCCTGCTCGCGCTCGTCGGCGCCGCGATTCTGCGGGTGTCGCTCTTCAGCGAGCTGTACCTCCGGTACGTACAAGCAGGGCTACGGCCGTACCTGGTGGTGTCGGGAGCGGCGCTGGTGCTGCTGGCGGTGGCGGTGGCGGTGGTGGCACGCGGGGCGGCTGTTCACGAGACCGAGGACCACGAAGGCGGTGACGGCGGCGGGGACGGTCATGGTGACGGCGGCGGTGACGGTCACGAGGACGATGGAGATCGCGCAGGCTACAGCCACAGCCACAGCCACAGCCACAGCCACAGCCACAGCCACAGCCACGGCCCCGCCGGGCCCCGCGTCGCCTGGTTCCTCACCCTCCCCGCCCTCGCCCTCCTCCTCTTCCCGCCGCCCGCCCTCGGTTCCTACAGCGCGGAGCGCGAGGCGGCCCAGCGGGCCGCGCAGGGCGTCGGCACCTTCCCGGCCCTGCCGTCCGGGAGCCCGGTGGACCTCGCCCTCGGGGAGTTCGGCTCCCGGGCGGTCTACGACAGCGGTCGTTCGCTGAAGGGCCGTACGGTCCGGCTCACCGGCTTCGTCACCCGTGACGGCGATGGCACCTGGTACGTCACCCGCCTCCTCGTCTCCTGCTGCGCCGCCGACGCCACGACCGCCAAGGCCGAGGTACGCGGTGTGGAGGCGCCGCCGGTCGACACCTGGGTGACGGTCACCGGCACGTGGCACCCCGAGGGCGAGCTGGGCTCTACCGAAGCCTGGCCACCGGTCGTCGACGTCACGTCCCTGCGGCGGGTGCGGCAGCCGGACAACCCGTACGAGAAGCGCTGA
- the thrS gene encoding threonine--tRNA ligase, which translates to MRTRTPTALRPKTRRPPPAALLRSRHAASPAVPVLHDDAGESPGALTADPDVRSPGASAPGLRRVVLASQTRGATMHDHRRLGRELDLFDTDPLMGAGLPYWLPDGAVVRHTLEEYIRDAERRAGYRHVYSPALGKRELYEISGHWEHYGDDMFPPMDVGAEQVLLRPSLCPHHALIYRSRSHSYRELPLRMAELGGMYRSELSGVLGGLTRVRSITLNDAHIFCTLEQAVEEARSALELIGRAYADLGIRAARYRLSLPGEGGKYVADPELWRRATALLREVLDGSGVAYEEAEGEAAFYGPKIDVQITDPAGREATLSTVQIDFHQPERFDLHYIGPDGAKHRPVMVHRSIIGSVERAVAHLLEEHGGAFPPWLAPVQLMVLPVGEEQSEAAHALAGRARELGLRAEVAGPGQGTLAARIRSARLVPYQAVIGGREAAAGLVAPRLRDGSRPDTLPGDELLRRIGDRVAARGPGLWDPS; encoded by the coding sequence ATGAGGACCAGAACACCCACCGCCCTTCGCCCGAAAACCCGTCGCCCGCCGCCCGCCGCCCTGTTACGGTCACGCCATGCAGCGAGTCCAGCCGTTCCCGTCCTCCACGACGACGCCGGAGAGAGTCCCGGCGCGCTGACAGCTGACCCAGATGTCCGAAGCCCCGGGGCGAGTGCCCCGGGGCTTCGTCGCGTGGTGCTCGCCTCCCAGACACGAGGAGCCACCATGCACGACCACCGCCGACTCGGCCGTGAACTGGACCTGTTCGACACCGATCCGCTGATGGGCGCCGGTCTGCCGTACTGGCTGCCCGACGGCGCCGTCGTGCGGCACACCCTGGAGGAGTACATCCGCGACGCGGAACGGCGGGCCGGCTACCGGCACGTGTACTCACCCGCCCTCGGCAAACGCGAGCTGTACGAGATCTCCGGCCACTGGGAGCACTACGGCGACGACATGTTCCCGCCGATGGACGTGGGCGCCGAGCAGGTCCTGCTGCGCCCGAGTCTGTGCCCCCACCACGCCCTGATCTACCGCTCCCGCTCCCACAGTTACCGCGAACTACCCCTGCGCATGGCGGAGTTGGGCGGCATGTACCGCTCGGAGCTGTCCGGTGTCCTCGGCGGTCTGACCCGGGTGCGGTCCATCACCCTCAACGACGCGCACATCTTCTGCACCTTGGAGCAGGCCGTCGAGGAGGCCCGGTCCGCGCTGGAGCTGATCGGCCGCGCCTACGCGGACCTGGGCATCCGCGCGGCCCGGTACCGGCTGTCCCTGCCCGGCGAGGGCGGCAAGTACGTGGCCGACCCGGAGCTGTGGCGGCGCGCCACCGCCCTGCTCCGGGAGGTCCTGGACGGCTCCGGCGTCGCGTACGAGGAGGCCGAGGGCGAGGCGGCCTTCTACGGCCCCAAGATCGACGTGCAGATCACCGACCCGGCCGGCCGTGAGGCCACCCTGTCCACCGTGCAGATCGACTTCCACCAGCCCGAGCGCTTCGACCTGCACTACATCGGCCCCGACGGCGCGAAGCACCGCCCGGTCATGGTGCACCGCAGCATCATCGGCAGTGTGGAGCGCGCGGTCGCCCATCTCCTGGAGGAGCATGGCGGCGCCTTCCCGCCGTGGCTGGCGCCGGTGCAGCTGATGGTCCTGCCGGTGGGGGAGGAGCAGTCCGAGGCAGCCCACGCCCTGGCCGGACGGGCCCGGGAGCTCGGGCTGCGCGCCGAGGTCGCCGGCCCCGGGCAGGGCACCCTCGCGGCCCGGATCCGTTCGGCCCGGCTGGTGCCGTACCAGGCGGTGATCGGCGGGCGGGAGGCCGCCGCCGGCCTGGTGGCCCCCCGCCTGCGCGACGGCAGCCGGCCGGACACCCTGCCCGGGGACGAGCTGCTGCGCCGTATCGGCGACCGGGTGGCGGCCCGCGGCCCCGGGCTGTGGGACCCGTCCTAG
- a CDS encoding helix-turn-helix domain-containing protein: MGERDDPGTIGRRVQRLRTERGLTQRQLAEPVYTPAYISTLESGRVRPSDDALRHLAERLGVDFDELAGGRSARLVTGLRLRLTEARRILAVGEAEAAAEQYAELLVEAETHQLAAEQSAALLGLGECALETGELVAGRQYFERAEECLADAPLPARVPALRGRAVAHYLAGELRYAVYLLETTLDELNRGGLHDPDALLLLYASAIGPYMDMGAHARAAQAAEFALALAPRSDDPALVARMHRSVARTLVAEGRLAEADASLAKAAELYRTLQIRTELANCHWMRGYVYAQDGQLERAEEELRQALGMLSARRAALYSSQVAVELADVLHRRGRSGEAAALLHDVLGHLSPERGAVHSAAAHRLLGIIAEDARRTEEAEEHYVRALSLLERAGAAGDLADLCRLLGDLLRRTGRVEAALDAYRTGLGHRTAPGTTTLGPAPAQPPL, translated from the coding sequence GTGGGGGAGCGTGATGATCCGGGGACCATCGGCCGCCGGGTGCAGCGGTTGCGTACGGAACGCGGACTGACGCAGCGGCAGTTGGCGGAGCCCGTGTACACACCGGCCTACATCTCCACCCTGGAGTCCGGCCGGGTGCGGCCCTCGGACGATGCCCTGCGGCATCTCGCGGAGCGGCTCGGCGTCGACTTCGACGAGCTCGCCGGCGGGCGCTCCGCCCGGCTCGTCACCGGGCTGCGGCTGCGGCTGACCGAGGCCCGGCGCATCCTCGCCGTCGGCGAGGCCGAGGCGGCGGCCGAGCAGTACGCCGAGCTGCTCGTCGAGGCCGAGACGCACCAGCTGGCCGCGGAGCAGTCGGCCGCGCTGCTCGGGCTCGGCGAGTGCGCGCTGGAGACGGGTGAGCTCGTGGCCGGCCGGCAGTACTTCGAGCGGGCCGAGGAGTGTCTGGCCGACGCCCCGCTGCCCGCCCGGGTACCGGCCCTGCGCGGCCGGGCCGTGGCCCACTACCTCGCCGGTGAACTCCGCTACGCCGTCTACCTGCTGGAGACCACCCTCGACGAACTCAACCGAGGCGGCCTGCACGACCCGGACGCCCTCCTCCTGCTGTACGCCAGCGCCATCGGCCCGTACATGGACATGGGCGCGCACGCCCGGGCCGCCCAGGCCGCCGAGTTCGCCCTGGCCCTCGCCCCCCGGTCCGACGACCCCGCCCTGGTCGCCCGGATGCACCGGTCCGTCGCCCGCACCCTGGTCGCCGAGGGGCGCCTCGCCGAGGCCGACGCCTCCCTGGCCAAGGCCGCCGAGCTGTACCGCACCCTGCAGATCCGCACCGAACTCGCCAACTGCCACTGGATGCGCGGCTATGTCTACGCCCAGGACGGCCAACTGGAACGCGCCGAGGAGGAGCTGCGGCAGGCCCTCGGCATGCTGTCGGCCCGGCGCGCCGCCCTCTACAGCAGCCAGGTCGCCGTGGAGCTGGCCGACGTGCTGCACCGGCGCGGCCGGTCCGGCGAGGCGGCGGCCCTGCTGCACGACGTCCTCGGGCACCTGTCCCCCGAGCGCGGCGCCGTCCACTCCGCCGCCGCGCACCGCCTGCTCGGCATCATCGCCGAGGACGCCCGCCGCACGGAGGAAGCCGAGGAGCACTACGTCCGCGCCCTGAGCCTGCTGGAGCGGGCGGGCGCCGCCGGTGACCTGGCCGACCTGTGCCGGCTGCTCGGGGACCTGCTGCGGCGGACCGGCCGGGTGGAGGCGGCCCTGGACGCCTACCGGACGGGCCTCGGGCACCGCACGGCCCCCGGCACGACCACACTCGGGCCCGCGCCCGCACAGCCTCCGCTGTGA
- a CDS encoding permease: MENQRTVADGIRLGLRALVYAVLGGAALLTIATVASVLGPMLALDLYTPPVAAWWTVFTAITVQGVPFLLLGTVVSAAIGAFVPERVFQRVLPRRTVLAVPVAGAAGVVLPGCECASVPVAGSLMRRGVAPAAALAFLLSAPAINPVVLVATSIAFPGQPEMVLGRLVASLATAVVMGWLWARFGREEWLRLPKRGGGQAPGGGPRAFVSGLQHDFLHAGGFLVLGAAAAATFNIVVPRSLLEVFTGSAWLSVLLLAVLAVVLCVCSEADAFVAASLSGFSPTARLAFMVVGPMVDLKLIALQTGTFGRAFAVRFSAATWVVAVTSSVLVGWWLL, translated from the coding sequence GTGGAGAACCAACGGACGGTGGCCGACGGCATACGGCTGGGCCTCCGGGCCCTGGTGTACGCCGTCCTCGGCGGTGCCGCGCTGCTCACCATCGCGACGGTGGCGTCGGTGCTCGGGCCCATGCTGGCGCTCGACCTCTACACCCCACCCGTCGCGGCCTGGTGGACGGTGTTCACCGCGATCACCGTCCAGGGCGTGCCGTTCCTGCTGCTGGGCACGGTCGTGTCCGCGGCGATCGGGGCCTTCGTGCCCGAGCGGGTGTTCCAGCGGGTGCTGCCCCGCCGCACGGTGCTCGCCGTGCCGGTCGCGGGGGCTGCCGGGGTCGTGCTGCCCGGCTGCGAGTGCGCGTCCGTGCCGGTGGCGGGAAGCCTGATGCGGCGGGGCGTCGCACCGGCGGCCGCGCTCGCCTTCCTGCTGTCGGCGCCCGCGATCAACCCCGTCGTGCTCGTGGCGACCTCGATCGCCTTCCCCGGGCAGCCGGAGATGGTCCTCGGCCGCCTGGTCGCCTCGCTCGCCACGGCCGTGGTGATGGGCTGGCTGTGGGCGCGGTTCGGGCGGGAGGAGTGGCTGCGGCTGCCGAAGCGCGGCGGCGGGCAGGCCCCGGGCGGCGGCCCGCGCGCCTTCGTCTCCGGGCTCCAGCACGACTTCCTGCACGCGGGCGGTTTCCTGGTGCTCGGGGCGGCCGCCGCCGCGACGTTCAACATCGTCGTGCCGCGCTCGCTGCTGGAGGTGTTCACCGGGTCGGCCTGGTTGTCGGTGCTGCTGCTCGCGGTGCTGGCGGTCGTGCTGTGCGTGTGCAGCGAGGCCGACGCGTTCGTGGCCGCGTCGCTGAGCGGTTTCTCCCCGACCGCGCGGCTGGCCTTCATGGTGGTCGGGCCGATGGTCGACCTGAAGCTCATCGCGCTCCAGACGGGCACGTTCGGCAGGGCCTTCGCGGTGCGGTTCTCGGCGGCGACGTGGGTGGTGGCCGTGACGAGCAGTGTCCTGGTCGGGTGGTGGCTGCTGTGA